The DNA region GAAAACGTAAGACCTGTACTTTTCATCAACAAAGTAGACAGACTCATAAATGAGCTTAAACTTGACCCACAGGAACTCCAGCAAAGATTCATCAAAGTCATTGCCAACGCTAACAAACTCATCAGCAACATGGCACCAGAACATCTTAAAAAAGAATGGCAGGTAAAGGTGGAGGATGGAAGCGTAGCCTTCGGATCCGCCTACCACAACTGGGCTATAAACATGGATATCATGCAGAAAACAGGTATAAACTTCAAAGACATCCTTGATTACTGTAATAATGATAACCAGAAAGAATTAGCCCAAAAAGTACCTCTATCTGAAGTTCTTCTGGGAATGGTGGTGGAACACTTACCCAGCCCCAACAAAGCACAGCCCTACAGGGTACCTAGCATCTGGTCGGGAGATATTGAAAGTGAAGAAGGGCAGGGTATGCTCAAAACCGATCCTGACGGACCACTGGCTGTGATGGTAACTGATGTGAGCATAGACAAACACGCTGGAGAAATAGCCACCGGAAGAGTATACGGTGGAACCCTGGAGAAGGGAACTGAAATATTCATGGTGGGAAGCCATGGAAAAGCACGACTCCAGCAAGTAGGGGTTTACTTCGGACCAGAAAGAGTGAACACTGACCGAGTACCTGCCGGGAACATTGTAGCCATTACCGGGGCAAGAAACGCCGTAGCCGGGGAAACTCTCTGTGATGTGGAACGAAAAATCAAAGCCTTTGAAGGTCTGGAACACATCTCAGAGCCGGTGGTTACTGTGGCAGTTGAAGCTAAAAATACCAAAGACTTACCAAAACTTATAGAAGTTCTAAGACAGGTTGGAAAAGAAGACCCTACTGTTAAAATGCAAATAAATGAAGAAACTGGTGAGCACCTGGTAGCAGGAATGGGTGAACTCCACCTAGAGATCATCGCCTACCGTATCAATGAGAAAGGTGTGGAAATCGAAACATCCGAGCCTATCGTGGTTTACCGTGAGACCATAGCTGGAAAAGCAGGGCCAGTGGAAGGAAAATCCCCCAACAAACACAACAGGTTCTACATAGAAATCGAACCACTGGACGAAGGAGTATACCAAGCCATAGTTGATGGGAAAATCAAAGAAGGTCGAGTTAAAGGTAAAGAACTGGTTCCAGTATTCCAGGAATACGGATTACCTAAAGAAGAAGCACGGAAAGTATGGGATGTGTATGAGAAGAGCATCTTTGTCAACATGACCCGTGGTATCCAGTACCTGGATGAGATAAAAGAATTACTCCTGGAAGGATTCGAAAGTGCAATGGATGAAGGACCAATAGCCAAAGAAAAAGTTATGGGAATCAAGATTAAACTCATGGATGCCAAGATTCACGAAGATGCCGTGCACAGGGGACCAGCACAAGTTCTCCCGGCCATCAGAAAGGCAATATACGGTGCCATCATGATGGCTGAACCAGCACTACTGGAACCCATCCAGAAAGTATTCATCAACACACCCCAAGACTACATGGGATCAGCCACCCGTGAAATACAGAACCGGCGTGGACAGATCGTGGACATGGGCCAGGAAGGTGACATGTCCACTGTAGAATCCAAAGTACCCGTAGCAGAAATGTTTGGATTCGCCGGAGACATCCGATCAGCTACAGAAGGACGCTGTCTCTGGTCTACAGAGAATGCAGGATTCGAAAGACTCCCACGTGAACTTCAAAATACCATAATACGGGAAATCAGGCAACGTAAAGGTTTATCTGATCAGCCTTATGGTCCTGACCATTACCTGGGCTGAGTGATCATCCATATCTGGGATAAGTACTTAAACTATCCCAACCACTTATTTGATAACCCCTTAATTTTTTGGGTAGTATTCCCTGATGAGTGGGGGAATATCATAAAAAAATCTGGATATATTTCATAACCATTACTACAATGGTATTCAGATCAAATTTTTTACTGGTTAATTTAAATAGGGGAACCAATAAATCCAACCAGTACGCCTAGTAAGCTCTCTAAATATTCATAGTAAGAGAATTTTATTGGAGGAATAATTTATGGCTAAAGGAAAAGAACACATGAATTTGGCGTTTATCGGACACGTAGACCACGGTAAATCCACTCTAGTGGGTCACCTGCTATTACAGTCCGGAGCTATCGCTGAACAGCAACTATCCGAAGGAGAAGACAAATTCAGATTTGTTATGGACAAACTCTCCGAAGAAAGAGAAAGAGGAGTGACCATTGACCTGGCCCACGCCAGATTCGACACTCCTAAATATGAGTTCACCATTGTGGACTGCCCTGGTCACCGTGACTTTGTGAAAAACATGATCACCGGTGCATCTCAGGCAGATGCTGCAGTACTGGTAGTAGCAGTAGATGATGGTGTAATGCCCCAGACCAAGGAACACGCATTCCTAGCACGTACTCTGGGAATCAACCAGCTCATCATCGGTATAAACAAGATGGACTTGGTGGACTACAGTGAAGAAAAATTCAATGAACTCAAAGAAGAAGTCTCAGACTTAATTAAAACCGTGGCTTACAAGCCCAAAGACATCAACTTCATACCACTATCTGCTTTTGAAGGAGACAACATAACTGAACCATCAGCAAACACTCCCTGGTACAAAGGACCAACCCTGGTTAAAGCATTAGATGAATTTACTGCACCTGAAAAACCAACCGACCTACCACTACGAGTACCAGTCCAGGATGTATACTCCATCACTGGTGTGGGAACTGTGCCTGTGGGTCGTGTGGAAACCGGAATCATGAAAAAAGGTGACAACGTCATCTTCGAACCACCAGGAGCAAGTGGAGAAGTAAAATCCATTGAAATGCACCACGAAATGCTAGAAAAAGCAGAACCTGGAGATAACGTAGGATTTAACGTACGTGGTGTGGGTAAAAATGACATACGCCGTGGAGATGTAGCCGGACATACTGATAACGCACCTACAGTGGCTAAAGAATTCACAGCACAAATCGTAGTTTTACAGCACCCTGGTGTTATCACCGTTGGTTACACCCCAGTATTCCACTGTCACACTGCTCAAGTAGCCTGTACCTTCCTGGAACTCCAGAAAAAACTGGACCCTGCCACTGGTCAGGTTAAAGAAGAAAACCCAGACTTCCTCAAGACTGGGGATGCTGCCTTTGTGGTGGTTAAACCTACCAAGCCTATGGTTATTGAGAAGATCAAGGACATACCACACATGGGCCGGTTTGCTATCCGTGATATGGGTCAGACTGTGGCTGCTGGTATGTGCATTGATCTGGTGCCAGCAAAGTAAATCTAGGATATATTTAATTGAAGGGCGAACTGGAATGTGCCAGTTTGTACTACCTTCTCTTTCTTTTTAATGGAGGAATCG from Methanobacteriaceae archaeon includes:
- a CDS encoding elongation factor EF-2 is translated as MSRRTKMINKIKELMYEPDFIRNIGIVAHIDHGKTTLSDNLLAGAGMISSELAGDQLYLDFDEQEQARGITIDAANVSMVHKYKDDDYLINLIDTPGHVDFGGDVTRAMRAVDGAVVVVCAVEGIMPQTETVLRQALKENVRPVLFINKVDRLINELKLDPQELQQRFIKVIANANKLISNMAPEHLKKEWQVKVEDGSVAFGSAYHNWAINMDIMQKTGINFKDILDYCNNDNQKELAQKVPLSEVLLGMVVEHLPSPNKAQPYRVPSIWSGDIESEEGQGMLKTDPDGPLAVMVTDVSIDKHAGEIATGRVYGGTLEKGTEIFMVGSHGKARLQQVGVYFGPERVNTDRVPAGNIVAITGARNAVAGETLCDVERKIKAFEGLEHISEPVVTVAVEAKNTKDLPKLIEVLRQVGKEDPTVKMQINEETGEHLVAGMGELHLEIIAYRINEKGVEIETSEPIVVYRETIAGKAGPVEGKSPNKHNRFYIEIEPLDEGVYQAIVDGKIKEGRVKGKELVPVFQEYGLPKEEARKVWDVYEKSIFVNMTRGIQYLDEIKELLLEGFESAMDEGPIAKEKVMGIKIKLMDAKIHEDAVHRGPAQVLPAIRKAIYGAIMMAEPALLEPIQKVFINTPQDYMGSATREIQNRRGQIVDMGQEGDMSTVESKVPVAEMFGFAGDIRSATEGRCLWSTENAGFERLPRELQNTIIREIRQRKGLSDQPYGPDHYLG
- the tuf gene encoding translation elongation factor EF-1 subunit alpha — encoded protein: MAKGKEHMNLAFIGHVDHGKSTLVGHLLLQSGAIAEQQLSEGEDKFRFVMDKLSEERERGVTIDLAHARFDTPKYEFTIVDCPGHRDFVKNMITGASQADAAVLVVAVDDGVMPQTKEHAFLARTLGINQLIIGINKMDLVDYSEEKFNELKEEVSDLIKTVAYKPKDINFIPLSAFEGDNITEPSANTPWYKGPTLVKALDEFTAPEKPTDLPLRVPVQDVYSITGVGTVPVGRVETGIMKKGDNVIFEPPGASGEVKSIEMHHEMLEKAEPGDNVGFNVRGVGKNDIRRGDVAGHTDNAPTVAKEFTAQIVVLQHPGVITVGYTPVFHCHTAQVACTFLELQKKLDPATGQVKEENPDFLKTGDAAFVVVKPTKPMVIEKIKDIPHMGRFAIRDMGQTVAAGMCIDLVPAK